A single region of the Halarcobacter mediterraneus genome encodes:
- a CDS encoding M24 family metallopeptidase: MKNYLLLNENAIYYECGFSCDNVIFIKLEKDSFFITDARYTIEAQEYAQNCQVIESSDLVKDAQKILKKSKIKKIVFDPSDFTYSLYQKLTNNLKIEFIQRENFSKLKRIIKTEEEIEFLKKASMIGKKGFKELAKYIRKNGFKQEENFLHFKAIEKMSKVGNYDLSFDPIVAINENAAKPHALPTKKKLKLNDLLLVDAGVKYKRYCSDRTCTASVNFETFNFKREQQFKNKKEQKIYDLVYKAQLNAISKARVGMKASEIDKLTRDVIEKAGYGKYFVHSTGHGVGLDIHEFPNINSRSDVIIEDNMVFTIEPGIYLPNKFGVRIEDTVVMKNGKAEIL, from the coding sequence ATGAAAAATTATTTATTATTAAATGAAAACGCCATCTACTATGAGTGTGGTTTTTCTTGTGACAATGTAATATTTATAAAACTAGAAAAAGACAGCTTTTTTATTACAGATGCTAGATATACAATAGAAGCACAAGAATATGCGCAAAATTGTCAAGTTATTGAAAGCTCTGATTTAGTTAAAGATGCACAAAAAATATTAAAAAAATCAAAAATCAAAAAAATAGTTTTTGACCCGAGTGATTTCACATATTCTTTATACCAAAAACTAACAAATAATTTAAAAATTGAGTTTATTCAAAGGGAAAACTTCTCAAAATTAAAAAGAATAATCAAAACTGAGGAAGAGATTGAGTTCCTAAAAAAAGCTTCAATGATAGGGAAAAAAGGTTTCAAAGAATTAGCAAAATATATTAGAAAAAATGGCTTTAAACAAGAAGAAAACTTTTTACACTTTAAAGCAATAGAAAAGATGTCTAAAGTTGGAAATTATGATTTAAGTTTTGACCCTATTGTTGCAATAAATGAAAATGCTGCAAAACCACATGCACTGCCAACTAAAAAGAAACTAAAGTTAAATGATTTACTTCTTGTAGATGCTGGAGTAAAATATAAAAGATATTGTTCTGACAGAACTTGTACGGCAAGTGTTAATTTTGAAACTTTTAATTTCAAAAGAGAACAACAATTTAAAAATAAAAAAGAACAAAAAATTTATGACTTAGTATATAAAGCTCAACTTAATGCTATTTCTAAAGCAAGAGTTGGAATGAAAGCTAGTGAAATTGACAAACTTACTAGAGATGTAATCGAAAAAGCAGGTTACGGAAAATATTTCGTGCATAGTACAGGACATGGTGTAGGACTTGATATACATGAGTTCCCAAATATCAATAGTAGGTCTGATGTAATTATTGAAGATAACATGGTATTTACTATAGAACCAGGGATTTATCTTCCAAATAAATTTGGAGTTAGAATTGAAGATACAGTTGTTATGAAAAATGGAAAAGCAGAAATTCTGTAG
- the folK gene encoding 2-amino-4-hydroxy-6-hydroxymethyldihydropteridine diphosphokinase, producing MKKILSKELTLFYSANFPKVFKTVTNKKYLVTIGIGGNIGDTKKLFNKLILSLNQNTKFDLLMTSPLLLNPPFGYLNQKPFLNGIILLKTNLAPNEFLKHTQRLEKRFGRKRSFQDAPRTLDIDIIFFDNKKINTKKLIIPHKDWANRESVIIPLKLMNKL from the coding sequence ATGAAAAAAATATTATCAAAAGAACTAACACTTTTTTATTCTGCAAACTTTCCAAAAGTTTTTAAAACTGTTACAAATAAAAAATATCTTGTAACAATAGGTATTGGGGGAAATATAGGAGATACAAAGAAGTTATTTAATAAGTTAATCTTATCTTTAAATCAAAATACAAAATTTGATTTACTTATGACTTCTCCTCTACTTTTAAATCCTCCATTTGGATACTTAAATCAAAAACCATTTTTAAATGGTATAATATTACTTAAAACTAATCTAGCACCGAATGAATTTTTAAAACATACGCAAAGATTAGAGAAAAGATTTGGAAGAAAGCGGTCCTTTCAAGATGCGCCTAGAACCTTAGATATTGATATAATATTTTTTGATAATAAGAAAATAAATACCAAAAAACTTATTATCCCTCACAAAGACTGGGCAAATAGAGAATCAGTGATTATTCCTTTAAAACTTATGAATAAATTATAA